Proteins from a single region of Mucilaginibacter daejeonensis:
- a CDS encoding PAS domain-containing sensor histidine kinase: protein MPLDGLKKGKFSFSQETIKQDFELLTVALDASISGIIITDNQQPDNPIIYCNKAFENITGYKRKEIIGHNCRFLQKDDREQSVKQVLREAVEKGEMCIVEIRNYKKDGTLFWNELYMSPVKNAEGVVTYFIGVQNDISRRKAAEQEVKHNQAQMEQRIQERTKDLKESQEYLSSIVQTVRESLIVLSPDLKVLSVNDHFVRTFKVTREETEGELLYALGNGQWDIPELKHLLEQVLPTNNPVIDFEVQHDFPHIGKKLMLVNAYRIELEGSFKDRILIAIEDITDRRAIEQRKDDFLSIASHELKTPLTTIKGYIQIINRILPQTADEKLKNAVGKTSLYVDRLNSLIGELLDVSRIQSGNIELHSEPFDFDEMLREAVDSIQRATQGHEIKVSGSTGCTFNGDESHITQVVTNLLSNAIKYSPDRKSVDVHVAQVSDFIKVSVTDHGVGIPPEDRDKVFERFYRVGNIQQRFPGMGIGLYVCSEIIKNHGGTLWVESELGKGSTFNFTLPLNKHEGGHDGE, encoded by the coding sequence ATGCCTTTGGACGGATTGAAGAAGGGAAAGTTCAGTTTTTCCCAGGAAACCATTAAACAAGATTTTGAGTTGCTTACCGTGGCACTCGACGCGTCTATATCAGGGATCATCATCACTGACAATCAACAACCTGATAATCCTATTATTTACTGTAATAAAGCCTTTGAGAACATAACTGGTTACAAACGTAAAGAGATCATTGGCCATAACTGTCGTTTTTTGCAAAAAGACGATCGCGAGCAGTCTGTAAAACAGGTGCTGAGAGAAGCAGTTGAAAAAGGTGAGATGTGCATCGTAGAGATCCGTAACTATAAAAAGGACGGTACACTCTTTTGGAACGAACTTTACATGTCGCCGGTCAAGAACGCCGAAGGTGTAGTGACGTATTTCATCGGCGTACAGAATGACATCAGCCGGCGCAAAGCGGCCGAGCAGGAAGTTAAGCACAACCAGGCTCAAATGGAGCAACGCATCCAGGAGCGAACCAAAGACCTGAAAGAGAGCCAAGAGTATCTTTCCAGCATTGTGCAAACGGTGAGGGAGAGTTTGATCGTACTTTCACCTGACCTGAAAGTGCTTTCTGTCAACGATCACTTTGTACGTACCTTCAAGGTAACGCGCGAAGAGACCGAAGGTGAGTTGCTGTACGCTTTGGGTAATGGCCAGTGGGATATACCTGAGCTTAAACACTTATTGGAGCAAGTACTGCCGACCAATAACCCGGTGATCGACTTTGAGGTACAGCATGATTTCCCGCATATCGGTAAAAAATTGATGCTGGTGAATGCCTACCGCATCGAATTGGAAGGTTCGTTTAAAGACCGGATCCTGATCGCGATCGAGGATATCACCGATCGCAGGGCCATTGAGCAACGCAAGGATGACTTTTTGTCGATCGCCAGTCACGAGCTCAAGACACCACTCACCACTATAAAGGGCTACATACAGATCATTAACAGGATATTACCTCAAACTGCCGACGAAAAGTTAAAGAATGCCGTGGGTAAGACCTCACTTTATGTTGATCGTTTGAACAGTTTGATCGGTGAGTTGTTGGATGTATCACGTATACAGTCAGGCAATATAGAGTTACACAGCGAACCGTTCGATTTTGACGAGATGCTTCGTGAAGCGGTGGACAGTATACAGCGGGCTACACAAGGGCACGAGATCAAGGTGAGCGGCTCTACCGGTTGTACGTTCAACGGAGATGAGTCGCACATTACCCAAGTGGTGACCAATTTGTTAAGTAATGCGATCAAATATTCGCCGGATCGCAAAAGTGTTGATGTGCATGTGGCTCAGGTAAGCGATTTTATCAAAGTATCGGTCACTGATCACGGTGTGGGTATACCACCCGAAGATCGTGACAAGGTTTTTGAACGTTTTTATCGAGTGGGTAACATTCAACAACGCTTCCCGGGTATGGGTATCGGCCTCTATGTATGTTCTGAGATCATCAAGAACCATGGCGGCACCCTTTGGGTAGAAAGCGAATTGGGTAAAGGTTCAACTTTTAATTTCACACTTCCTTTAAATAAGCACGAGGGAGGACACGATGGCGAATAA
- a CDS encoding response regulator transcription factor translates to MANKILICDDDEGILDMLEVIFSYEGFDVTAETNSLKVHELILAEAPDLVIIDLWMPVISGDQVVRALREDPQTAHIPIMVISASNDGRQIALEAGADDFQAKPFDIDKLVAKIHDMLSIA, encoded by the coding sequence ATGGCGAATAAGATATTGATCTGCGACGATGACGAAGGCATATTAGATATGCTGGAAGTGATCTTTAGTTATGAGGGTTTTGACGTTACAGCCGAGACCAACAGCTTAAAGGTACACGAATTGATCCTTGCTGAAGCGCCTGATCTTGTGATCATAGACCTTTGGATGCCGGTAATATCAGGCGATCAGGTGGTAAGAGCACTGCGTGAGGACCCCCAAACGGCTCATATACCGATCATGGTCATATCGGCCAGTAATGATGGCCGCCAGATAGCTTTGGAGGCGGGTGCCGATGATTTTCAGGCCAAACCATTTGATATAGATAAATTGGTTGCCAAGATACATGACATGCTAAGCATTGCTTGA
- a CDS encoding glycosyltransferase family 9 protein — protein MSWKEVRKILVIKPDNMGDLIMSGPAIRALKETFNAHITVLTSSMASGIAKLMPAIDDVLVVDLPWVKTADRPNPSVFQQVVSMISEGEFDAAVIFTVFSQNPLPTAMLAYLAGIPRILAYCRENPYHLITDWVPDQEPYELIKHQVRRDLDLVAAIGATPQSEHLQLMKDPALNTIVEGKMTSNGIDVGKPWMLLHAGVSEQKRQYPTEHWIQVGKQVIAQGYQVILTGSGSETLLAAELADQIGAGAISMAGMFPIAEFVELIRIAPALLSVNTGTIHIAAACQTPVVVLYAQTNPQHTPWNCPSVVLEYSVPQHLRSNNEVIAHLNRTLYDQYKAAPDAHEVISAVIQVTSGITANNYQE, from the coding sequence ATGAGCTGGAAAGAGGTCAGGAAAATATTGGTGATCAAGCCCGATAACATGGGCGATCTTATCATGAGCGGTCCGGCCATAAGGGCGTTAAAAGAGACCTTTAATGCTCATATCACCGTACTTACCTCAAGTATGGCAAGCGGTATAGCCAAGCTCATGCCTGCTATTGACGATGTATTGGTAGTTGACCTTCCGTGGGTCAAAACTGCTGACCGGCCGAATCCTTCAGTGTTTCAGCAGGTCGTTTCTATGATCAGCGAAGGTGAGTTCGATGCTGCTGTTATCTTTACCGTATTTAGCCAAAATCCTTTACCCACTGCCATGCTGGCCTACCTGGCCGGCATACCGCGCATACTGGCTTACTGCCGCGAAAATCCATATCATCTGATCACCGACTGGGTTCCTGACCAGGAGCCCTATGAATTGATCAAACACCAGGTACGCCGCGATCTTGACCTGGTGGCCGCTATTGGTGCAACACCGCAAAGCGAGCATCTGCAACTGATGAAAGACCCGGCCCTGAACACGATAGTAGAGGGTAAAATGACCAGCAACGGTATAGATGTTGGCAAGCCCTGGATGCTGTTACACGCCGGTGTCAGTGAGCAAAAAAGGCAATATCCTACAGAGCATTGGATACAGGTAGGTAAGCAAGTTATAGCGCAAGGATATCAGGTGATCTTGACAGGTTCCGGCTCCGAAACACTACTGGCCGCCGAACTGGCCGATCAGATCGGTGCTGGAGCTATAAGTATGGCCGGCATGTTCCCCATAGCTGAATTTGTTGAGTTGATCAGGATTGCACCAGCGTTGTTGTCGGTCAATACGGGTACTATACATATAGCGGCCGCTTGCCAAACGCCTGTGGTGGTGCTTTACGCACAAACCAATCCTCAACATACCCCATGGAACTGCCCTTCGGTGGTATTAGAATATAGTGTACCCCAACACTTACGCAGTAACAACGAGGTGATCGCACACCTCAACCGCACGCTGTACGATCAGTACAAGGCCGCCCCTGATGCTCATGAAGTGATATCGGCCGTGATACAGGTCACCTCAGGCATAACAGCCAACAACTATCAGGAATAA